In Sulfurospirillum oryzae, the genomic window GTACTTGATAGTATGAAAGAGCGCGACCTTGTGGTTGTTTTTGGAGCTGGGGGCGATAGAGATCGAACGAAGCGACCAAAAATGGGAGCCATGGCTGAACGCTATGCTAAAAAGATTGTCGTGACGAGTGATAACCCACGTTCCGAAGATCCGCAAAGTATTATTGATGAAATTTTGACTGGAATGCACCCCAAAGAGCATTTACATGTAGAAGTAGATCGCCATAAAGCGATTGAAAAAGCACTGATGATGCAAGAAAAAAATGAGGTACTTTTAATTCTTGGTAAAGGCGATGAAACGTATCAAGAGATTCAAGGGAAAAAATTTCCTTTCGATGATCGAGAAGTTGTTAAAAGTATCATCGCTCAATGGACTAAGCAAAAATAGGGTAAAATAAACAAATTTCTTAATCTAGAAGAGGTATAAAAGCGATGACGCTTGAGATGTTATACAGTAAAATTCATCGAGCAACCGTAACGGATGCTAATTTGAACTATGTTGGTTCAATTACAATCGATAAGGAGTTGATCGAAGCTTCCAACCTTTGCGTGGGGCAAAAAGTGGAAGTGGTCAATATCAACAACGGTGAGCGCTTTACAACCTATGTGATTGAAGGCAAGGCTGGGCAAAAAGATATTTGCCTTAACGGTGCAGCAGCACGCAAGGCCCATATTGGCGATAAAATCATTATCATTGCATACGCGCACATGACCAAAGATGAAATGCAGACGTTTAAGCCAACCGTTGTTTTAGTTGATGACAGTAATGCTATGATTGAAGTGAGAGATTACATCTAATGTTTGAAAATTTTGATCTTTCCAAAATGGGTGCAATGCTAGAAGTTGCACAAAAACAAGCTCAAAAGATGCAAGAAGATGCCAATAGTAAACAATTCACCGCTAAAAGTGGTGGTGGAATGGTGAGCGTAAGCATGAATGGTAATGGAGAAGTGGTCGATATAACCCTTGATGATTCTCTTTTAAATGATAAAGAATCTTTGCAGATTTTACTCATAAGTGCTATGAATGATGTTTCCAAAATGGTAGAAGATAATAAAAAACTAGCGACAACTCAAATGCTCTCCAGCATTGGAGGATTTGGCGCAAAAAGTTAAGGGGTGGTATGTGAAACGTCTAGGTCTTTTTCTTTTGTTAATAACCCAAGTCCTTTTTTCAGCTGATGCACCAGTGCCTGCTTCTAAAGCAGAGTTTGTCTATCCTGATTTTTCGCAGTGCTATGAAAAAAACAGACAATCTGTTGTTTATTTTGGTAAAACCAGAGCGGTTGCCATTAGTGAAAAACAAGCCATAGCCTATTCAAAAGAGAAGCCTAGTGTGCCTTATGTGAGGTATGACTATTTCTCCAACCTTTATTTGTTTGATTCTCCAAAACCACTTATCCCTATGAAACTTAAAGCAACGAGTGAGCTCAAAATGGGTGAATGGCTTGCAAGTATGACCGATAATTCGTTAGTTGCTGTCAATGCTTCAAAAATGGGTAATGGCGCTAATGATTTTTTTGAATTTGGCGGTGTTGGTGAAGTGAATAGCATTGTGGGTGGACTTTGTTGTGAAATGTATGGTCTTGGAATTGGGGATAAATTTTTTATTGGCTCCGAGGCACTTGGGCGTTTTATAGAGGGTAAATCAGCCTCTTTTCAAGAGTTGGGTGTACGCGTAGTGGATGGCAATGAGAGCGTTGTTGTTGATTTTGTTGACCCAAATTTTAAAGATGCAAAACTCAAAGCTGGCGATAAAATTACGTTACTCAATGGTAAGAAAGTGAGTAATGTAACAGAATTTGCCGATGCCCTTAAAACATTTCAAGACCTCACCAAAGTAAGTGCTCAGATTCAAAGAGATAATGCATGGATTGAGGAAAATATCTTAGCTCCCAAACCTGTTAAAAAAGTTGAACCAAAAAAAGCCCATGTCCCTGAAGTAAAAAAAGAGAGTTATTTGCAAATGAAAGGCTTTAAGTTTGACAATGATCTTAGAATTAAAGAGATAGCGAGAAACTCTTTTGCCGAACAGAGTGGTCTCAAGGTGGGTGATCGTTTAATGCAAGTTGATGAGCTTCCTGTTCAGAGAGTTCAAGAAGCCGATGCGTATATGGCAAAAGCACGAAATAAAGAGATGAGTCTATTATTTGATCGCGAAGACTTTCAGTTTTTTGTGACACTGAATCGTTGAAAGGGATGTTTTGAGTTCTAAAGTGTTAGTCGAAAAATTTGAAGCATTTTTAAAAGCAAAGCTTCCTGTTATCCAGAGTTTTCATCCCCATTTTAGCCATGCTTTTGGTGAAATGCTTGATGTGGGAGGAAAACGCTTTCGTCCCCTTTTGTTGCTTAGTGTTGTAGAAGGTACACGTCCTCTTTTGATTGAAAATGCTTTACATGTATCACTTGGTTTAGAGATGATGCATACGTATTCACTGATTCATGATGATTTACCTTGTATGGATAATGCACCGCTTAGACGGGGTCATCCTACTTTACATGTAACCTATGATGAAACGACAGCCGTTCTTGTCGGTGACGCACTTAATACACACGCTTTTTATTTTTTAGCCAACGCTCCTTTGAGTGCTGAGATTAAAATCAAGTTGGTTTCAATTCTTTCAAGCGATGCAGGCATTTATGGTATGGTTTTAGGACAAGCGATTGACTGCTTTTTTGAAGACAAGCACTTAAATATAGATGAGCTGACATTTTTGCATCTGCACAAAACAGCAAAATTGATAGCGGCTTCACTTTTGATGGGTGCTGTTATTTGTGAGTTGGATAAGGCGACGCAAGAGGCACTTTATCAGTTCGGTTTGAAACTGGGTCTTTTATTTCAAGTTCAAGATGACATTATTGATGCGACACTCACGAGCGAAGAGGCAGGCAAGCCAACACAAAATGATGGGCATAAAAATTCGTTTGTCAATTTGTTAGGATTAGAGGGTGCAAAAGAAGAGAAACGAAAACTTTTAATCGAGTTGGATGTTGAGTTAAATAAGCTTGATACTGCTTTGTCGCAAAGACTCAAAAGTATTGTTGATGAATATTTTAAAGGATAGATGGACAATGGAAAATAAAAAAATGTTAAAAAAACAAGCTGATACCATTCGATTTTTAGCAGCAGATATGGTGCAAAGTGCCAATAGTGGCCATCCGGGAGCTCCTATGGGGTTGGCTGACATCGTTACAATTTTAGCACGACATATTACGCATAACCCTAAAAATCCAAAGTGGCTCAATCGTGATCGTTTGGTTTTTAGTGGTGGACACGCTTCAGCACTTGTTTACTCTTTTTTACATTTAACTGGCTATGACATTAGTATAGATGATCTTAAAAATTTTAGACAACTAGGCAGTAAAACACCAGGTCACCCTGAGTATGGTGATGTACCGGGTGTTGAAGTCACAACAGGCCCATTAGGACAAGGAATTTCTAATGCCGTTGGCTTTGCAATGGCAGCAAAATATGCAGCCACACTTTTGAATGCCCCAAAAGCAGAAGTCATTACTCACAAAGTGTACTGTTTATGCGGTGATGGTGATCTTCAAGAAGGTATTAGCTATGAGGCATGTTCATTGGCGGGACATCTTTCTTTAGA contains:
- a CDS encoding YbaB/EbfC family nucleoid-associated protein, coding for MFENFDLSKMGAMLEVAQKQAQKMQEDANSKQFTAKSGGGMVSVSMNGNGEVVDITLDDSLLNDKESLQILLISAMNDVSKMVEDNKKLATTQMLSSIGGFGAKS
- a CDS encoding polyprenyl synthetase family protein — translated: MSSKVLVEKFEAFLKAKLPVIQSFHPHFSHAFGEMLDVGGKRFRPLLLLSVVEGTRPLLIENALHVSLGLEMMHTYSLIHDDLPCMDNAPLRRGHPTLHVTYDETTAVLVGDALNTHAFYFLANAPLSAEIKIKLVSILSSDAGIYGMVLGQAIDCFFEDKHLNIDELTFLHLHKTAKLIAASLLMGAVICELDKATQEALYQFGLKLGLLFQVQDDIIDATLTSEEAGKPTQNDGHKNSFVNLLGLEGAKEEKRKLLIELDVELNKLDTALSQRLKSIVDEYFKG
- the panD gene encoding aspartate 1-decarboxylase, with translation MTLEMLYSKIHRATVTDANLNYVGSITIDKELIEASNLCVGQKVEVVNINNGERFTTYVIEGKAGQKDICLNGAAARKAHIGDKIIIIAYAHMTKDEMQTFKPTVVLVDDSNAMIEVRDYI
- a CDS encoding PDZ domain-containing protein, which codes for MKRLGLFLLLITQVLFSADAPVPASKAEFVYPDFSQCYEKNRQSVVYFGKTRAVAISEKQAIAYSKEKPSVPYVRYDYFSNLYLFDSPKPLIPMKLKATSELKMGEWLASMTDNSLVAVNASKMGNGANDFFEFGGVGEVNSIVGGLCCEMYGLGIGDKFFIGSEALGRFIEGKSASFQELGVRVVDGNESVVVDFVDPNFKDAKLKAGDKITLLNGKKVSNVTEFADALKTFQDLTKVSAQIQRDNAWIEENILAPKPVKKVEPKKAHVPEVKKESYLQMKGFKFDNDLRIKEIARNSFAEQSGLKVGDRLMQVDELPVQRVQEADAYMAKARNKEMSLLFDREDFQFFVTLNR